Proteins encoded together in one Cyanobium sp. WAJ14-Wanaka window:
- a CDS encoding 2-phosphosulfolactate phosphatase family protein codes for MQIFYFPTSEAVPTQPATAANGPEAPDAAVVIDVLRATTTIAWSLQNGAEAIQAFADLDELESAAAAWPADLCLRAGERGGQRVTGYDLGNSPLAVTPELVRGKRIFMSTTNGTRSLAAVRQVPLLLTACLPNISAVARRLISAAAQRVWIVGSGWEGDYSLEDSLAAGAVVSALMEQAGPGQPEIANDNGVVCGNDEALAALALWQQWRHQPEACLRAASHGQRLIGLGNHDADFACCAAIDSLEVVPMQVEPGVLKAS; via the coding sequence GTGCAAATTTTTTACTTCCCTACCTCCGAGGCGGTGCCTACGCAGCCCGCGACTGCAGCCAATGGGCCAGAAGCTCCCGATGCAGCTGTCGTCATCGACGTCCTGCGGGCCACCACCACCATTGCCTGGTCGCTTCAAAACGGTGCTGAAGCCATCCAGGCCTTCGCAGACCTGGACGAATTGGAGAGCGCCGCTGCGGCTTGGCCAGCAGACCTTTGTTTACGGGCAGGTGAGCGGGGTGGCCAGCGGGTAACTGGCTACGACCTGGGCAATTCCCCCCTGGCTGTGACGCCGGAGCTGGTGCGGGGCAAACGCATTTTCATGAGCACCACCAATGGCACCCGCTCCTTGGCCGCCGTAAGGCAGGTGCCCCTGCTGCTTACGGCCTGCTTGCCCAACATCAGCGCCGTCGCCCGCCGCTTGATTTCGGCCGCCGCCCAGCGGGTTTGGATCGTCGGCAGTGGCTGGGAAGGGGACTATTCCCTGGAGGACAGCCTGGCTGCGGGGGCTGTGGTCTCGGCGTTGATGGAGCAGGCAGGCCCTGGCCAACCCGAAATTGCCAATGACAACGGAGTGGTTTGTGGCAACGATGAGGCCCTGGCTGCCCTTGCCCTCTGGCAGCAATGGCGCCATCAGCCGGAGGCCTGCCTGCGGGCCGCCAGCCATGGCCAACGCCTGATTGGGCTGGGTAATCACGATGCCGATTTCGCCTGCTGCGCGGCCATCGACAGCCTTGAGGTGGTGCCGATGCAGGTGGAGCCTGGGGTGCTCAAGGCCAGCTAG
- a CDS encoding UbiD family decarboxylase — protein sequence MPATAIPQRSRRDLRGFIELVEQRGQLRRITAPVDPDLELAAIADRVLAMGGPALLFENVIGSTMPVAVNLLGTVERVLWSMGMETPLELEALGERLALLQQPKPPKGIREAARFGGVLWDLIKARPDRDLIPPCQQQVFKGNDVDLDALPLLRPWPGDAGKVITLGLVITKDPETGVPNVGVYRLQKQSINTMTVHWLSVRGGARHLRKAAALGKPLEIAIAIGVHPLLVMAAATPIPVQLSEWLFAGLYAGEGVRLAKCKTVDLEVPSHSELVLEGTITPGEELGDGPCGDHMGFYGGEELSPLVRFQCITQRRNPIYFTTFSGRPPKEEAMLAIALNRIYTPILRQQIPEIVDFFLPMEGLSYKLGIIAIDKAYPGQAKRAAMAFWSALPQFTYTKFVVVVDKQINIRDPRQVIWAISAQVDPQRDLFVLEDTPFDSLDFASERLGLGGRLAIDATTKIGPEKRHDWGEALGRPAELEAQVDSRWDELGLADLAGQEPDPALFGYTLEHVLERLAKSRA from the coding sequence ATGCCAGCGACGGCAATCCCCCAACGCAGCCGCCGTGACCTGCGCGGATTCATTGAACTAGTTGAGCAACGCGGCCAGCTGCGCCGCATCACCGCGCCGGTGGATCCAGACCTGGAGTTGGCGGCCATCGCCGACCGGGTATTGGCGATGGGGGGGCCAGCCCTGCTGTTTGAAAATGTGATCGGCTCCACCATGCCCGTGGCAGTGAATCTGCTGGGCACCGTGGAGAGGGTGCTTTGGAGCATGGGTATGGAAACCCCCCTGGAGCTCGAGGCCCTCGGAGAGCGACTGGCCCTGTTGCAGCAGCCCAAACCCCCTAAAGGGATACGCGAAGCCGCCCGCTTCGGCGGAGTACTTTGGGACCTGATCAAGGCACGACCAGATCGGGACCTGATCCCCCCCTGCCAGCAGCAGGTGTTCAAGGGCAACGACGTAGACCTCGATGCCCTGCCCCTACTACGGCCATGGCCAGGGGATGCGGGCAAGGTGATCACCCTGGGGCTGGTGATCACAAAGGACCCGGAAACCGGCGTGCCAAATGTGGGGGTCTACAGGCTGCAAAAGCAGTCGATCAACACGATGACCGTTCATTGGTTGAGCGTGAGGGGCGGCGCCCGCCACCTGCGCAAGGCAGCGGCCCTCGGCAAGCCCCTGGAGATCGCCATCGCCATCGGTGTGCATCCCCTGCTGGTGATGGCCGCAGCCACCCCTATTCCGGTGCAACTGAGCGAATGGCTGTTTGCGGGCCTCTATGCCGGAGAGGGGGTTCGACTAGCGAAGTGCAAAACCGTGGACCTGGAGGTGCCATCCCACAGCGAGCTGGTGCTCGAAGGCACGATCACCCCCGGCGAAGAGCTGGGTGATGGACCCTGCGGCGACCACATGGGTTTTTACGGTGGAGAAGAACTGTCGCCCCTGGTCAGGTTCCAGTGCATCACCCAGCGACGCAACCCGATTTACTTCACCACCTTCAGCGGCAGGCCCCCCAAGGAGGAGGCCATGCTCGCAATTGCCCTCAACAGGATCTACACGCCAATCCTGCGCCAGCAAATTCCGGAAATCGTCGATTTCTTCCTGCCGATGGAAGGGCTCAGCTACAAGCTCGGCATCATCGCCATCGATAAGGCCTACCCGGGCCAGGCCAAGCGGGCAGCCATGGCCTTCTGGAGTGCCCTCCCCCAATTCACCTACACAAAGTTTGTGGTGGTGGTCGACAAACAGATCAACATTCGCGATCCCCGCCAGGTGATCTGGGCAATTAGCGCCCAAGTGGATCCCCAAAGAGATCTTTTTGTGCTCGAGGACACCCCCTTTGACTCCCTGGATTTCGCCAGCGAGCGGCTGGGCCTGGGCGGGCGATTGGCCATCGATGCCACCACCAAAATCGGACCAGAAAAACGCCACGATTGGGGCGAAGCGCTCGGCCGGCCGGCGGAGCTAGAGGCTCAGGTGGACAGTCGCTGGGACGAACTGGGGCTCGCCGATTTAGCAGGGCAGGAACCCGACCCCGCCCTGTTTGGTTACACCCTCGAGCATGTGCTCGAGAGGCTGGCAAAAAGCCGTGCCTAA
- a CDS encoding Rrf2 family transcriptional regulator codes for MLSKAGAQAVKALIELAASPQQWRSTADLARAQQLPEPMLEQVLLKLRRSGLLQARRGRLGGYRLARPAQQISIGLVLGAVARQAEPLNPADASEISAADQVTSSLERHLVMAQQRALAELTVEDLYFDLRSALASRQEDGGLLLG; via the coding sequence ATGCTCAGCAAAGCTGGTGCCCAGGCCGTCAAGGCCCTAATTGAACTGGCTGCCAGCCCCCAGCAATGGCGATCCACGGCTGATTTGGCCAGGGCCCAGCAACTACCGGAGCCAATGCTGGAGCAGGTGCTGCTGAAGCTCCGGCGCTCCGGCCTGCTGCAGGCCCGTCGGGGCCGGCTCGGGGGCTACCGCCTGGCGAGACCAGCCCAGCAGATCTCCATCGGCCTGGTCCTTGGGGCCGTGGCCCGCCAAGCAGAACCGCTAAATCCTGCTGATGCCTCAGAGATCTCAGCTGCCGATCAGGTGACAAGCAGCCTCGAGCGCCACCTGGTAATGGCCCAACAAAGGGCCCTGGCCGAACTGACGGTGGAAGACCTCTACTTCGACCTACGCAGTGCCCTGGCGAGCAGACAGGAAGACGGCGGCCTATTACTGGGATAG
- the aroA gene encoding 3-phosphoshikimate 1-carboxyvinyltransferase: MSLPGVGSLRGQVRVPGDKSISHRALLFGGIAEGTTRIDGLLPAEDPLSTADCLRAMGVGVSAIRAGETVEVQGVGLDGLLEPGDVLDCGNSGTTMRLMLGLLAGRAGRHFVLTGDDSLRGRPMRRVGAPLAEMGALIHGRLDGNFAPLAVQGRQLHGRTIHTPVASAQVKSAILLAALTATGETTVIEPAQSRDHSERMLRAFGADLEVGGTNSTEITIRPGSNLRGQDVVVPGDISSAAFWLVAGAITPGAELKIENVGLNPSRTGILEVLEQMGARISVLNSRDVAGEPVGDLHVAHGPLQAFDIGGELIPRLVDEIPVLAVAACYATGVSRVRDAGELRVKETDRLAVMARQLGAMGAQIEEFEDGMVIVGGQKLKGAELDSETDHRVAMSLAVASLVAVGDSKLHRPEAAAVSYPSFWNDLARLRN, translated from the coding sequence ATGTCCCTGCCCGGGGTCGGCAGCCTGAGGGGCCAGGTGAGGGTGCCGGGTGACAAGTCGATTTCCCATCGGGCCCTGCTGTTTGGGGGCATTGCCGAAGGCACCACCCGAATCGATGGCCTGCTGCCTGCGGAGGATCCCCTGAGCACGGCCGACTGCCTGAGGGCCATGGGGGTTGGGGTCTCAGCAATTAGGGCCGGTGAAACGGTGGAGGTGCAGGGGGTTGGCCTAGATGGCTTACTCGAGCCCGGCGACGTCCTTGATTGCGGTAATTCCGGCACCACCATGAGGTTGATGCTGGGTTTGCTGGCCGGACGGGCAGGCCGCCACTTTGTGCTCACTGGCGACGACTCCCTGCGGGGTCGGCCGATGCGGCGGGTAGGAGCACCCCTGGCGGAGATGGGGGCCCTGATCCACGGACGCCTGGACGGCAACTTTGCCCCCCTGGCGGTTCAGGGCCGCCAACTGCATGGCCGCACCATCCACACCCCGGTTGCTTCCGCCCAGGTGAAAAGTGCGATTTTGCTGGCCGCCCTTACGGCCACAGGCGAAACCACGGTGATTGAACCGGCCCAATCCCGGGACCACAGCGAAAGGATGCTGCGGGCCTTTGGCGCCGACCTGGAGGTAGGTGGAACCAACAGCACCGAGATAACCATCCGTCCTGGGAGCAACCTGCGGGGCCAGGATGTAGTGGTACCGGGTGACATCAGTTCGGCCGCTTTCTGGCTGGTGGCCGGCGCCATCACGCCAGGAGCGGAGCTGAAGATCGAGAATGTGGGATTGAATCCCAGTCGCACCGGCATCCTTGAGGTTCTCGAACAGATGGGGGCGCGCATCAGCGTCTTAAACAGCAGGGATGTGGCAGGGGAACCGGTGGGGGATCTGCACGTGGCCCATGGCCCACTACAGGCCTTTGACATTGGCGGCGAACTAATTCCCCGACTGGTCGATGAGATTCCCGTGCTGGCGGTGGCCGCCTGCTACGCCACAGGGGTTAGCCGGGTTAGGGATGCCGGCGAGCTGCGGGTCAAGGAAACCGACCGCCTGGCCGTAATGGCTCGCCAACTGGGGGCCATGGGGGCCCAGATCGAGGAATTCGAAGACGGGATGGTGATTGTGGGAGGGCAGAAGCTCAAGGGTGCGGAGCTAGATAGCGAGACCGATCACCGGGTCGCCATGAGCTTGGCTGTGGCGTCGCTGGTGGCAGTGGGCGACAGCAAATTGCACCGGCCCGAGGCCGCTGCCGTTTCCTATCCAAGCTTCTGGAACGACCTGGCCCGCCTTCGTAACTAA
- the glmU gene encoding bifunctional UDP-N-acetylglucosamine diphosphorylase/glucosamine-1-phosphate N-acetyltransferase GlmU encodes MLAVAVLAAGKGTRMKSDLPKVLQPLAGATLVERVLSSCQHLAPERRILIVGHQAAKVEQSLAKLAGLEFVLQQPQNGTGHAVQQLLNPLQGFGGDLLVLNGDVPLLRPETLEQLLGQHRSSGAAVTLLTARLEDPSGYGRVFANQNGAVSQIIEHRDCSDEQRLNNLTNAGIYCFNWQKLAEVLPHLTTDNDQGELYLTDSVALLQPAMHMEVADPDEINGINDRLQLSQCEAVFQERLKRHWMAEGVSFVDPASCTLSENCRLGRDVVIEPQCHLRGSTVVGDGCRIGPGTFLENASLGANVSVLYSVIREAVVGDNCAIGPYAQLRPGTKLETGCHIGNFVEIKNSQLGEGVKVNHLSYIGDADLGERVNVGAGTITANYDGVQKHRTVIGSGSKTGANSVLVAPITLGSNVTVGAGSTITKDVPSGALALGRSKQVIKTDWPEPS; translated from the coding sequence ATGCTCGCCGTTGCCGTGTTGGCCGCCGGGAAAGGCACCCGCATGAAAAGCGACCTGCCCAAGGTGTTGCAACCCCTGGCGGGGGCAACCCTGGTGGAGCGCGTGCTCTCCAGTTGCCAGCACCTGGCCCCGGAGAGGCGAATCCTGATCGTTGGTCACCAGGCCGCCAAGGTGGAGCAGTCCTTGGCGAAGCTGGCCGGGCTGGAGTTTGTGCTGCAACAACCCCAGAACGGCACTGGCCATGCCGTACAACAACTACTTAATCCGCTCCAGGGCTTTGGGGGCGACCTATTGGTGCTGAATGGTGATGTGCCACTGCTGCGCCCCGAGACCCTGGAGCAACTGCTTGGCCAGCATCGGAGCTCGGGGGCGGCGGTGACCCTTTTGACGGCACGTCTGGAGGATCCCAGTGGCTATGGGAGGGTTTTTGCCAACCAAAATGGGGCAGTTAGCCAGATCATTGAGCACCGCGACTGTTCAGACGAACAGCGGCTCAACAACCTCACCAATGCGGGTATCTACTGCTTCAACTGGCAAAAACTGGCGGAGGTTTTGCCCCATCTCACCACTGATAACGACCAGGGCGAGCTCTATCTGACGGACAGCGTCGCCCTGCTCCAACCTGCCATGCACATGGAGGTGGCAGATCCAGATGAGATCAATGGCATCAACGACCGACTGCAACTAAGCCAATGCGAGGCGGTCTTCCAGGAGCGACTTAAGCGCCATTGGATGGCGGAGGGGGTGAGCTTTGTGGACCCCGCCAGCTGCACCCTCAGCGAGAACTGCCGGCTTGGCCGTGATGTGGTGATTGAGCCCCAATGCCATTTGCGCGGCTCAACCGTGGTGGGGGATGGCTGCCGAATCGGCCCAGGCACATTCCTGGAAAACGCCAGCCTGGGAGCCAATGTTTCCGTGCTCTATTCGGTGATTCGCGAGGCGGTGGTGGGGGATAACTGCGCCATTGGTCCCTACGCCCAATTAAGGCCGGGCACAAAGCTGGAAACCGGTTGCCACATCGGCAATTTTGTGGAGATCAAGAACAGCCAACTTGGCGAGGGGGTGAAGGTGAACCACCTGAGCTACATCGGCGATGCGGACCTGGGCGAAAGGGTAAACGTGGGGGCAGGCACAATTACCGCTAACTACGACGGCGTGCAAAAACACCGCACCGTTATTGGCTCAGGCAGCAAGACCGGGGCCAATTCCGTACTCGTGGCCCCCATAACCCTCGGAAGCAACGTAACGGTGGGAGCCGGATCAACCATCACCAAGGATGTGCCCAGTGGGGCGTTGGCCCTGGGGCGTTCCAAGCAAGTAATCAAGACCGACTGGCCCGAACCTAGTTAG
- a CDS encoding FAD-binding domain-containing protein, producing MAAQRPLVVVDLQGQWRLDDQPSLARAMASAMAMAELGDPKSLRLGVTGGPSQARPLQGPHQSKLTKQAIKGLKARLPSLGIEWLEDQSELVAGVSEVGRCGPNRLFASPPIPLESFPRVFADFRRQLAANGPVEVEAPIGGNSGIDAAIDGASRSDGDSRSSFPFAGDELSALRHLQHFVHGSAGLRNYKQTRNGLSGVGFSSKFSVWLSIGTLSVRRIWAEVLSYQAINGEDEGSQAMQQELLWREFFIWLELANPKNFDQLGGIQGRSYEYLEDRDLFANWCHGNSGNPLIDAALKELNSTGYLSNRVRQWVASDFVHRLRLPWLWGARWFAWQLIDSTPSQNIGNWSYLAGVGADPRSFGSAGPRYFDLEKQLKIYDPRGSYLKLWS from the coding sequence ATGGCTGCCCAAAGACCGCTGGTAGTAGTGGATCTTCAGGGCCAGTGGCGCCTCGACGATCAACCCTCCCTGGCCAGAGCGATGGCAAGCGCCATGGCCATGGCCGAGCTGGGCGACCCTAAGTCGCTTCGCCTGGGAGTTACGGGAGGCCCCAGCCAAGCCCGGCCCCTGCAAGGGCCCCACCAAAGCAAGCTGACAAAGCAGGCGATTAAAGGCCTTAAGGCGAGGCTGCCATCCCTAGGGATTGAATGGCTTGAGGATCAATCTGAATTGGTTGCTGGGGTCAGCGAAGTTGGGCGCTGTGGGCCCAACCGGCTCTTCGCAAGCCCGCCAATCCCCCTCGAGAGCTTTCCACGGGTCTTTGCGGACTTTCGCCGCCAACTAGCGGCCAACGGCCCGGTTGAGGTTGAAGCCCCCATAGGGGGCAATTCGGGAATAGATGCGGCGATCGATGGGGCAAGCCGAAGTGATGGCGATAGCCGCAGCTCGTTTCCCTTTGCCGGTGATGAATTAAGCGCCCTAAGGCACCTGCAGCACTTTGTGCACGGCAGTGCGGGCCTCAGGAATTACAAGCAAACCCGCAACGGCCTGTCAGGGGTGGGGTTTTCATCAAAATTTTCGGTCTGGCTCTCGATCGGCACCCTGTCGGTGCGTCGAATCTGGGCAGAAGTTTTGAGTTATCAGGCCATAAACGGCGAAGATGAAGGTTCCCAGGCGATGCAACAGGAACTGCTTTGGCGGGAGTTTTTCATCTGGCTGGAGCTCGCCAATCCCAAAAACTTTGATCAGCTTGGTGGCATCCAAGGGCGCTCCTATGAATACCTTGAGGATCGGGATCTATTTGCCAATTGGTGCCACGGCAACAGTGGCAATCCACTAATTGATGCAGCCCTGAAGGAGCTCAATAGCACTGGCTATCTCTCCAATCGCGTGCGCCAATGGGTGGCCTCGGATTTTGTTCATCGGCTGCGACTGCCATGGCTTTGGGGAGCCCGCTGGTTTGCATGGCAACTAATCGATTCAACTCCAAGCCAAAACATTGGCAATTGGTCCTATTTGGCTGGCGTTGGAGCTGACCCCCGCAGCTTTGGCAGCGCCGGTCCAAGGTACTTCGATCTGGAAAAGCAACTTAAAATCTATGATCCCAGAGGCAGTTATCTGAAATTATGGTCCTAA
- a CDS encoding cryptochrome/photolyase family protein, which produces MVLTLILGNQLHRGWLCEGPLLLSKADRVIMVEDLAIASQFRYHKLRLLHCFTAMRCFRDALEDAGIEVHYFELQDSIKTPFLERLSQALLNGEGQGEKACLRVAEIADPPFQKELAEFCLSKEIDLEILPSPAFLSSAAVSKQDFSGKKRPFMKRFYEQQRKRLNLLLEADGSPIGGRWSFDTENRLKLPKGYEEPALPAVAPSRHEQPLRQLINDYFAGNPGELGDLYVPYDHRGAKEWLTAFLRGRFRDFGPYEDSLSLQHDTLQHSLLSPLLNCGLLDPEDVLEATLEHAKAEAIPIASLEGFLRQIIGWREFIRGIDLEFGERQRETNFWNHHRQLGPCWNDGTTGLPPLDAAIEKVNRLAYNHHIERLMVISNLMLLCEIQPRAVYGWFMERYLDSYGWVMGPNVYGMGLMSDGGIFATKPYICGSNYILKMGGAKRGPWCEIWDGLYWRFIDRHRSFFRSNPRLSMMVSLLDRMEPSKRDRLFNLGESFITRVTLPL; this is translated from the coding sequence ATGGTCCTAACCCTAATTCTCGGCAATCAATTACACCGGGGCTGGCTTTGTGAAGGCCCCCTGTTGCTAAGCAAGGCCGACAGGGTGATCATGGTGGAAGATCTGGCCATCGCGAGTCAATTTAGATATCACAAATTACGCCTACTGCACTGCTTTACAGCAATGCGCTGCTTTCGCGATGCCCTAGAAGATGCTGGCATTGAGGTCCACTACTTCGAGCTTCAAGACTCAATCAAAACGCCATTCCTTGAGCGGCTCAGCCAAGCATTACTCAATGGCGAGGGTCAAGGCGAGAAAGCATGCCTAAGGGTTGCTGAAATAGCAGACCCCCCATTTCAAAAGGAGTTGGCAGAATTTTGTCTAAGCAAAGAGATTGATCTAGAGATATTGCCATCGCCAGCATTTTTGAGCTCTGCTGCAGTAAGCAAGCAGGATTTCAGCGGCAAGAAACGTCCATTTATGAAACGGTTTTATGAACAACAGCGCAAGCGTCTCAACCTGCTTCTAGAAGCCGATGGCAGCCCGATCGGGGGACGCTGGAGCTTCGACACTGAAAACCGGCTAAAGCTGCCCAAGGGCTACGAAGAACCTGCCCTACCTGCGGTTGCCCCCAGTCGCCATGAGCAGCCCCTAAGGCAGCTAATCAATGACTATTTTGCAGGCAATCCAGGGGAGCTGGGGGATTTATATGTGCCCTATGACCACAGGGGGGCTAAAGAGTGGTTAACGGCATTTTTACGGGGAAGATTTAGGGATTTTGGCCCCTATGAAGACTCCCTCAGCCTCCAGCACGACACCCTCCAGCACTCATTGCTATCCCCCCTGCTCAATTGCGGCCTTTTAGATCCAGAAGATGTATTAGAAGCAACCCTTGAACATGCCAAAGCTGAGGCCATTCCAATTGCTTCATTGGAGGGCTTCCTCAGGCAAATTATTGGATGGCGGGAATTTATACGGGGCATAGACCTGGAGTTTGGCGAACGCCAACGCGAGACAAACTTTTGGAATCACCATCGCCAACTGGGCCCATGCTGGAACGATGGCACCACGGGCCTACCACCTTTGGATGCCGCCATAGAAAAGGTTAATCGCCTGGCCTACAACCACCACATCGAGCGCCTAATGGTGATCAGCAACCTAATGCTGCTATGTGAAATCCAGCCACGGGCAGTCTACGGATGGTTCATGGAGCGCTACCTGGATTCCTACGGCTGGGTGATGGGGCCAAACGTCTATGGAATGGGGCTAATGAGTGATGGCGGCATTTTTGCCACCAAGCCCTATATCTGCGGCTCCAACTACATACTCAAAATGGGAGGGGCAAAGCGCGGGCCCTGGTGTGAGATCTGGGATGGCCTCTACTGGCGCTTCATCGATCGGCATCGATCCTTTTTTCGATCAAATCCCAGGCTCTCAATGATGGTGTCGCTGCTCGATCGGATGGAGCCCAGCAAGCGTGATCGGCTCTTCAACCTTGGTGAATCCTTCATCACCAGGGTGACCCTGCCCCTTTAA
- the murF gene encoding UDP-N-acetylmuramoyl-tripeptide--D-alanyl-D-alanine ligase — protein sequence MELRLSQLVNLWGEPATGAIAADAVVSEITTDSRQVVAGGLFVPLVGERFDGHRFLAEALAAGAHGLAQLDRFEPAEVEALHAQAQQAGCCLWWVGNSLAAYQQLAALWRQLLALPVVAVTGSAGKTSTRELIRAALAPLGPIGASSGNENNDIGVPLTLLNTSPEQRAVVVEMGMRGPGEIGRLSRCASPSVAVITNIGTAHIGRLGSREAIAQAKCEITTALDPDGLVVIPAGDPLLDRALAAVWSGRVLRVAIAGEGFEAQADWLGCLDTDAGTMAIQGVVLPLPLEGRHHARNLLLALAVAQELGLEPGQWQPIRVDLPGGRSHRLEIGGVQVLDETYNASPEAVFASLELLQSQGGRRFAVLGTMLELGELSLSLHREVVERALCLGLDGLVIVDAGVEGRVMLEAAKGLPLLAQVGSPCEAAQQIAHWLQPGDHLLLKASRGVALEQLIPLLRDLLETPPTP from the coding sequence ATGGAGCTTCGCCTTAGCCAACTGGTGAACCTCTGGGGTGAGCCTGCCACTGGCGCAATCGCAGCTGATGCTGTTGTCTCTGAGATCACTACCGACAGCCGTCAGGTGGTTGCTGGTGGCCTGTTTGTACCCTTGGTGGGGGAGCGTTTCGACGGCCATCGCTTCCTGGCCGAGGCCCTGGCCGCCGGTGCCCATGGCCTGGCCCAACTTGATCGCTTCGAACCTGCCGAAGTCGAAGCACTGCATGCCCAGGCCCAGCAGGCGGGCTGTTGTCTTTGGTGGGTAGGCAACAGCCTGGCCGCCTATCAGCAGTTGGCGGCACTTTGGCGGCAACTACTAGCTCTGCCCGTGGTGGCGGTTACGGGTTCAGCCGGCAAAACCAGTACCCGCGAGTTGATTCGTGCTGCCCTAGCTCCCCTTGGCCCGATCGGGGCGAGCAGTGGCAATGAAAACAACGACATCGGCGTGCCCCTAACCCTGTTAAACACCAGCCCCGAGCAACGGGCAGTGGTGGTTGAGATGGGCATGCGTGGCCCCGGGGAGATCGGGCGCCTAAGCCGCTGCGCCAGTCCTTCGGTGGCGGTAATTACCAACATCGGCACGGCCCACATTGGTCGCTTGGGCAGCCGCGAGGCAATTGCCCAGGCCAAGTGTGAAATCACCACTGCCCTTGATCCCGATGGGCTTGTCGTTATTCCTGCCGGTGATCCCCTTTTGGATCGAGCCCTGGCAGCGGTCTGGAGCGGCCGGGTGCTGCGGGTGGCCATTGCTGGGGAGGGCTTTGAGGCGCAAGCCGATTGGCTTGGTTGCCTGGATACGGATGCCGGCACCATGGCGATTCAAGGGGTGGTTTTGCCATTGCCCCTGGAGGGCAGGCACCATGCCCGAAATCTCCTATTGGCCCTTGCCGTAGCCCAGGAGTTGGGCCTGGAGCCTGGCCAATGGCAGCCCATCAGGGTGGATTTGCCTGGGGGCAGGAGCCACCGACTCGAAATCGGAGGGGTGCAGGTTCTCGATGAGACCTACAACGCCTCGCCGGAGGCGGTTTTTGCTTCCTTGGAATTGCTCCAATCCCAGGGAGGTCGCCGTTTCGCCGTGCTGGGAACGATGCTTGAGCTGGGTGAATTGAGCCTGTCGTTGCACCGAGAAGTGGTTGAACGGGCGCTTTGCTTAGGCCTCGATGGCCTCGTGATTGTGGATGCGGGCGTAGAGGGCCGGGTAATGCTGGAGGCGGCGAAGGGCTTGCCATTGCTGGCCCAAGTTGGCTCTCCGTGCGAGGCGGCCCAACAAATCGCCCATTGGCTGCAGCCCGGAGATCACCTGCTGCTTAAGGCCAGTAGGGGAGTTGCCCTTGAGCAATTAATTCCCTTGCTGCGGGATTTGCTGGAAACCCCGCCTACCCCCTAG